A genomic region of Metopolophium dirhodum isolate CAU chromosome 1, ASM1992520v1, whole genome shotgun sequence contains the following coding sequences:
- the LOC132949233 gene encoding uncharacterized protein LOC132949233: protein MPEPNPDQWTEIANKFYLKTNFPNCVGAVDGKHIRCIKPINSGSMFYNYKKYFSIVLMAVVDAEYSFISIDVGAYGKEGDSTIFKNCPFGKKLYSELLNLPAPVFLPNTDNFPQPFVVISDEAFGLHKNLLRPYPGRGLTQKRKNFNYRLSRARRYVECAFGILANKWRVLHSAILVEPDFADDVIKACCILHNYVRRRDGYNFEDTLSNSLEDIQNENNSGARQQGLDVREYFAEYFMDAGAVPFQYQFV, encoded by the coding sequence ATGCCAGAACCTAATCCAGACCAATGGACAGAAATAgccaataaattttatttaaaaaccaactTTCCAAATTGTGTAGGGGCAGTCGATGGCAAACATATTCGTTGTATTAAACCCATTAATTCCGGATCAATGTTctacaattataaaaagtatttttccaTTGTATTAATGGCTGTAGTGGACGCAGagtatagttttatttcaatCGATGTCGGTGCATACGGTAAGGAGGGTGAttctacaattttcaaaaattgtccATTCggaaaaaaactatattctgAACTATTGAATCTACCAGCACCTGTTTTTCTCCCAAATACAGACAATTTTCCTCAGCCTTTCGTGGTAATTAGTGATGAAGCTTTCGGACTACACAAAAATCTTTTAAGACCATACCCTGGAAGAGGTCTcacacaaaaaagaaaaaattttaactatcgTCTATCAAGAGCTCGAAGGTACGTAGAATGCGCTTTTGGAATACTCGCAAATAAATGGCGTGTTCTACATAGTGCTATTCTAGTTGAACCCGATTTTGCAGACGACGTTATAAAAGCATgctgtattttacataattatgttaGACGAAGGGATGGTTATAATTTCGAAGACACCCTCTCAAACTCTTTGGAAGacattcaaaatgaaaataattctggAGCTCGTCAACAAGGATTAGATGTTCGAGAATATTTTGCTGAATATTTTATGGATGCAGGAGCAGTTCCGTTTCAATAtcaatttgtttga
- the LOC132949307 gene encoding uncharacterized protein LOC132949307 — MPFGDDDGYSTKMLGLAWHPDQDYFYCALSLEPSPVFTKRGILSLIARIFDPLGLFGPVVFLAKSIMQRTWRHGVAWDDPLPDDIHADWAAFVSELPSLLGVRVPRHINGRRGAPCYLLGFCDASQVGYAAVVYVRMINVEVAKSVFLIGTKTKLAPTKALTVPRLELNATVLLARWLGRIQKILSPQLDVVGLRAWSDSTIVLSWLTAPHESFKVYVSNRVHQIRSLLPDCYWQHIVSADNPADCASRGVMPAALA; from the coding sequence ATGCCGTTTGGTGATGACGACGGATACAGCACTAAGATGTTGGGTCTGGCGTGGCATCCCGAccaagattatttttattgcgcGTTAAGTCTCGAACCGTCGCCTGTCTTTACGAAGCGCGGTATTTTATCGCTTATTGCTCGCATTTTTGACCCGTTAGGTCTTTTTGGTCCCGTGGTGTTTCTCGCGAAATCGATCATGCAGCGGACGTGGCGACACGGTGTCGCATGGGACGACCCGCTGCCGGACGATATTCACGCAGACTGGGCCGCATTTGTCTCCGAGTTACCGTCGTTATTAGGTGTCCGTGTACCGCGACATATTAACGGCCGTCGAGGCGCTCCCTGTTATTTGTTAGGATTTTGCGATGCGTCACAGGTCGGGTACGCGGCTGTCGTGTACGTGCGGATGATAAATGTCGAAGTGGCTAAGTCTGTGTTTTTAATTGGTACTAAGACCAAGCTAGCTCCGACGAAAGCGTTAACGGTCCCGAGACTAGAGTTGAATGCTACAGTATTGTTAGCCCGTTGGTTAGGTcgcattcaaaaaatattatcgcCGCAACTCGATGTTGTCGGTTTACGGGCTTGGTCGGATTCCACGATCGTGCTGTCGTGGTTGACAGCCCCCCATGAATCATTCAAAGTTTATGTGTCCAATCGAGTACACCAAATTCGCTCTTTATTGCCGGATTGTTATTGGCAACACATCGTGTCGGCCGATAATCCCGCCGACTGCGCGTCGCGAGGCGTCATGCCGGCAGCTTTAGCGTGA